The following are encoded together in the Hemicordylus capensis ecotype Gifberg chromosome 4, rHemCap1.1.pri, whole genome shotgun sequence genome:
- the LOC128322924 gene encoding fucolectin-like — translation MLIVWPLLLVLAVLGGSGEAQSCRRCFKGKGSNLAKGLPAFQSSDYVHKISGVAGKAVDGNCAGDWFRATCTHTNLDMEPWWYVDLGGDYAISTVVVKNREDCCSERLQGAQIHVGYTIADHGKHNSL, via the exons ATGCTCATCGTCTGGCCTTTGCTGCTGGTGTTGGCAGTTCTGGGAGGAAGTGGAGAAGCCCAGAGCTGCAGGAGATGCTTCAAAGGCAAAG GAAGCAACTTGGCCAAAGGGCTCCCAGCGTTTCAGTCCTCCGACTATGTGCACAAGATCAGCGGAGTAGCAGGCAAAGCTGTGGATGGGAACTGTGCTGGAGACTGGTTCCGCGCCACCTGCACCCACACCAACTTGGACATGGAGCCCTGGTGGTATGTGGACTTGGGCGGTGACTACGCCATCTCGACTGTGGTGGTGAAAAACCGGGAGGACTGCTGCAGTGAGAGACTGCAAGGTGCTCAGATCCACGTGGGATACACCATAGCAGACCATGGCAAGCACAACTCCCTGTAA